From the genome of Miscanthus floridulus cultivar M001 chromosome 10, ASM1932011v1, whole genome shotgun sequence, one region includes:
- the LOC136488737 gene encoding putative serpin-Z5, with the protein MNEYNWKLYDSLPRFYMSVFLPDGKKGLRNMVEKIASPRRSCTTTYPRNRKKANMGDFLLEEDKRRVHVNRVIHKAVIEMNEEGSEAAAVAVESDDDMGYLMFDDYPPPPKPVNFVADHLFAFFIVEETSGAVVFAGHVVDPSKEE; encoded by the exons ATGAACGAGTACAACTGGAAGCTCTACGACAGCCTGCCCAGGTTCTACATGTCCGTCTTCCTCCCCGACGGCAAGAAGGGTCTGCGAAACATGGTGGAGAAGATTGCGTCTCCCCGGCGTTCCTGCACGACCACCTACCCAAGGA ATAGAAAGAAGGCGAATATGGGCGACTTCCTCCTTGAGGAAGACAAGCGGCGCGTGCATGTCAACAGGGTCATCCACAAGGCGGTTATCGAGATGAACGAGGAGGGGAGCGAGGCGGCCGCCGTCGCCGTGGAGTCGGACGATGATATGGGTTACTTGATGTTTGATGACTACCCACCACCGCCGAAGCCGGTGAACTTCGTCGCCGATCACCTGTTCGCCTTCTTCATCGTGGAGGAGACGTCTGGTGCCGTTGTCTTTGCTGGGCATGTTGTTGACCCTTCTAAGGAAGAGTAG